From a region of the Pseudanabaena sp. ABRG5-3 genome:
- a CDS encoding ATP-binding protein, with product MTSPTLDSAITILIVDDSEEDRVTYMRYLKSDISRSYHFLEASTLEEGLNFWRSHHPDLVLVDYSLPDGEGLELLEAMGEGVLVPKLEAIVLTGHYGNEQLILQTMRLGAADYLSKSEVTALSLCNRVGRVVDHLLLSRKLQRLQNQEIVMAKIALHIRQYFDLDAISNAIVQEIRIFLKADRTVIYQFNPDMSGVVIAESVLPPWETCLHRQLSDEYFPENMGGEYREGRVFVAPDIYKANLSECHVQMLEQFPTRASLIVPILRPNHLDNPLWGLLCTYQCFEPHLWDELDIRLLQQLSVQLAIALQQAELYRNLQNSNTDLENRVAERTAELFKRQQESIALIENSPNLILRLDRQLRHLYINSAIEKILGIPPAAFIGKTFREMGLPERSILIAEDTIRTLLITGIPQQYEIDFPLSDNRGIAYYQVSVIPEYDADGEIATILMVYADITSNKLGEIALQEAHRRWQSLLDNVRLIVISLDNEWKVEYANPFFLESTGYELEEVIGKDWLSCFVPQTEQVKITQDFIGFMGNPEQFHKYYQNSIVTKTGQERVVSWNNTILRNHNGEIIGTISIGEDITEKLKVERIKSEFISIASHELRTPLSSIRGALGLLASGVLANQPEVAQHMLNIASSDTERLVRLVNDILDLERLESNNVTLNRQWSDTSEICQQVIETMEAIAAESQIEIISNVPSQQIFADRDRIVQTLVNLLSNAVKFSMPHSQIHLEVEAITDEIIFRVRDHGRGIPESNLESIFERFNQVDASDSRQMGGTGLGLAICRSIVQQHGGKIWVESVVNQGSTVSFTIPHRI from the coding sequence ATGACATCACCAACATTAGATTCAGCTATTACAATTTTGATCGTCGATGATTCTGAAGAAGATCGCGTTACTTACATGCGCTATCTGAAATCAGACATATCCCGTTCCTACCATTTTCTAGAAGCATCAACTTTAGAAGAAGGTTTAAATTTTTGGCGATCGCATCATCCTGACCTTGTCCTTGTCGATTATTCTCTACCTGATGGAGAGGGCTTAGAGTTACTCGAAGCAATGGGCGAAGGTGTGCTTGTGCCAAAGCTCGAAGCGATCGTTTTAACTGGGCATTATGGCAATGAACAGCTTATTCTCCAGACGATGCGGTTAGGAGCCGCAGATTATTTATCTAAAAGTGAGGTTACAGCCTTATCCCTATGTAATCGGGTTGGGAGAGTGGTCGATCATCTGCTCCTCAGCCGCAAATTACAACGATTGCAAAATCAAGAAATTGTTATGGCGAAAATTGCCCTGCATATTCGCCAATATTTTGATTTAGACGCAATATCAAATGCGATCGTGCAGGAAATACGCATATTTTTAAAAGCCGATCGCACTGTAATTTATCAGTTTAATCCTGATATGAGTGGTGTAGTTATAGCAGAGTCGGTCTTACCACCTTGGGAAACCTGTCTTCATAGACAGCTCAGTGATGAATACTTTCCTGAAAATATGGGAGGGGAATATCGCGAAGGAAGAGTTTTTGTTGCGCCTGATATATACAAAGCGAATCTCAGTGAATGTCATGTGCAAATGCTAGAGCAGTTTCCTACGAGAGCAAGTTTGATCGTACCGATCCTCCGCCCCAATCATCTAGATAACCCTCTATGGGGCTTGCTATGTACTTATCAATGTTTTGAGCCACATCTTTGGGATGAATTAGATATTCGCTTACTACAACAGTTATCGGTACAATTGGCGATCGCTCTGCAACAAGCGGAACTCTATCGCAATCTCCAGAACAGCAATACAGACTTAGAAAATCGGGTTGCTGAACGCACTGCCGAACTTTTTAAACGTCAACAGGAATCAATTGCCCTGATCGAAAATTCTCCCAATTTGATTCTGCGTCTTGATCGTCAATTGCGACACCTCTATATCAATTCAGCCATAGAGAAAATATTAGGTATTCCTCCCGCCGCATTTATTGGCAAAACATTTCGTGAAATGGGATTGCCTGAGAGAAGTATTTTGATCGCCGAAGATACTATCAGAACATTATTAATAACAGGAATTCCCCAACAGTATGAGATTGATTTTCCCTTGTCAGATAATCGAGGGATAGCATATTACCAAGTCAGCGTAATCCCTGAATATGATGCTGATGGCGAGATTGCAACAATCCTCATGGTTTATGCAGATATTACATCCAATAAACTCGGTGAAATTGCGCTCCAAGAAGCCCATCGACGTTGGCAATCTTTATTAGATAATGTGCGCTTAATTGTTATTAGTTTGGACAATGAATGGAAAGTAGAATATGCCAATCCATTCTTTCTAGAATCTACAGGTTATGAATTAGAAGAAGTAATCGGTAAGGACTGGCTCTCTTGTTTTGTGCCTCAGACCGAACAAGTAAAAATAACACAGGATTTTATAGGCTTCATGGGCAATCCTGAGCAATTTCATAAATATTATCAAAACTCGATTGTGACGAAGACAGGTCAAGAAAGAGTAGTATCTTGGAATAATACGATCCTCCGCAATCATAATGGTGAAATTATTGGGACAATAAGTATTGGGGAAGATATTACGGAAAAGTTAAAGGTTGAACGCATCAAAAGTGAGTTCATTTCCATTGCTAGTCATGAACTCAGAACTCCCTTATCTTCGATTCGAGGGGCTTTAGGCTTACTTGCATCAGGAGTATTAGCCAATCAACCTGAAGTCGCTCAGCATATGCTCAATATTGCCTCCTCCGATACCGAGAGGCTAGTCCGACTGGTGAATGACATTCTCGATTTAGAGCGTTTAGAATCCAATAATGTCACTCTCAATCGTCAATGGTCTGATACATCTGAAATCTGTCAACAGGTTATAGAAACGATGGAGGCGATCGCTGCTGAAAGCCAAATTGAAATAATTAGCAACGTTCCTTCACAACAAATCTTTGCCGATCGCGATCGCATTGTCCAAACGCTAGTTAATTTGCTGAGTAATGCAGTTAAGTTTTCTATGCCGCATAGTCAAATCCATCTGGAAGTTGAAGCAATTACTGATGAGATCATCTTTCGTGTAAGGGATCATGGGCGAGGAATTCCTGAAAGTAATCTAGAGAGCATCTTTGAGCGTTTCAATCAAGTCGATGCCTCAGACTCTCGCCAAATGGGAGGTACAGGCTTGGGGTTGGCGATCTGTCGGAGCATTGTGCAACAACATGGTGGCAAAATTTGGGTCGAGAGTGTTGTAAACCAAGGCAGTACTGTTTCATTCACGATTCCCCATCGAATTTAG
- a CDS encoding response regulator — protein sequence MNKILTSPWEDLSHPVILIVEDSDEDFYMFMRAIQNMDEIDRLPYRFLRFQNGDDTLDYLFRTGVYQELNAPLPVAILLDLNLPGTDGREIIQQVKQSPNLKTTPIIVLTTSNSHRDIQTCYEYGANCYVIKPMGVSAMQQTIQTILKHWFQIVVLPSYEQFVSKNL from the coding sequence ATGAACAAGATCTTAACTTCACCTTGGGAGGATCTTTCCCATCCCGTCATTCTGATTGTTGAAGATAGCGATGAAGACTTTTATATGTTTATGCGAGCTATTCAGAATATGGATGAAATCGACCGATTGCCTTATCGGTTTTTACGATTTCAGAATGGGGATGATACTTTAGACTACCTATTTCGCACAGGAGTATATCAAGAACTAAATGCACCTTTACCCGTTGCGATTTTGCTTGATCTAAATCTCCCCGGAACCGACGGTCGGGAAATTATTCAACAGGTAAAGCAATCTCCAAATCTCAAAACTACCCCAATTATTGTTTTGACAACATCAAATAGTCACCGCGATATTCAAACCTGCTACGAGTACGGCGCAAACTGTTATGTGATCAAACCAATGGGTGTTTCGGCAATGCAGCAGACCATTCAAACCATTTTGAAACATTGGTTCCAAATAGTGGTGTTGCCCAGTTACGAACAATTCGTATCTAAAAATCTATGA
- a CDS encoding ATP-binding protein has protein sequence MKKLLRTLPNEFNEFQFEAVNLTNCDREPIHIPSLIQPHGLLLVLTEPDLRIAQVSGNSLDILGIASENLLDRPLEEFIEAEIITFIWECLERSFENINPIHINFYGLADGACQSFNGIVHRSPSNEIILELEPLETKLEHDFFQFYRQVKSTLTKMQMAQDLTELCDLVVQEVQSLTGFDRVMIYRFNEQGDGTIIAETKRPDLEPFLGLHYPDSDIPKQAKHLYTLNWLRLIPNVNYQPMGLVSSEQSLSLQPLDMSYCSLRSVSPMHIEYLQNMGVAASMSVSLIHNQKLWGLIACHHYSAPKFVPYEIRTICEFLGQLMSTELANKESNINLDYKLQLKKIQGQFLERLAKATEFVDEVAANREALLNLTSAQGAVICDGDRLILIGETPSEQALKSLMTWLQDQFERDQFEQDLFVTDALSSLYPEAKEYQAIASGLIAMAISKTQHRYILWFRPEQLQTVTWAGQLDKNERVAEDGSILLFPRQSFEAWKQIVCGKSNPWLSCEIEGVLELQQAIINIVLKQTSEIAIINSELKRTNSELDAFAYIASHDLKEPLRGIHNYATFLLEDYGEILKGDGADKLHTLVRLTKRMESLIDSLLKFSRLGRQELQMEQIDLNHLLHNVIEIFAINSQWANCEIRVPRSLPIIWGDRVLIEEIFINLIANAFKYNDAPEKWAEIDWLMDQNQNSNHSGHFVSISVRDNGIGIREKYLESVFQIFKRLNSPSKYGGGTGAGLTIVRKIVERHGGCIQAKSQPDQGTTFLFSLPILNPNK, from the coding sequence ATGAAAAAACTGCTAAGAACGCTTCCCAACGAATTTAATGAATTTCAATTTGAGGCAGTTAATCTTACTAATTGCGATCGCGAGCCGATTCACATTCCCAGTTTAATCCAACCCCACGGATTATTGTTAGTGCTGACGGAGCCAGATTTGCGGATTGCGCAGGTGAGCGGCAACTCCCTTGACATTTTAGGAATTGCTTCTGAGAATTTACTTGATCGTCCTCTAGAAGAATTTATAGAAGCAGAAATAATTACATTCATTTGGGAATGTCTTGAGCGCAGTTTTGAGAATATTAATCCTATCCATATTAATTTTTATGGCTTAGCAGATGGTGCATGTCAATCTTTTAATGGAATTGTCCATCGTTCGCCTAGCAATGAAATTATCTTAGAATTAGAGCCGCTAGAAACAAAGCTAGAACATGATTTTTTTCAATTCTATCGCCAAGTTAAAAGCACCCTCACCAAAATGCAGATGGCGCAAGACTTGACGGAACTCTGTGATTTAGTAGTGCAAGAGGTGCAATCATTAACAGGATTTGATCGGGTCATGATCTATCGCTTTAATGAGCAAGGTGACGGTACGATTATTGCTGAAACTAAACGACCTGATTTAGAACCCTTTTTAGGATTGCATTATCCCGATTCAGATATCCCCAAACAGGCAAAACATCTTTATACACTCAACTGGTTACGACTCATTCCCAATGTCAATTATCAACCGATGGGTTTAGTAAGCTCTGAGCAATCCCTCAGCTTACAACCCCTTGATATGAGCTATTGCAGCTTGAGATCGGTTTCACCAATGCACATTGAGTATTTGCAAAATATGGGTGTTGCCGCTTCAATGTCAGTTTCTCTAATTCACAACCAAAAGCTCTGGGGACTGATTGCTTGTCACCATTATTCCGCACCAAAATTTGTTCCCTACGAAATTCGGACAATCTGTGAGTTTTTGGGGCAATTAATGTCTACAGAGCTAGCGAATAAAGAATCTAACATAAATCTTGATTACAAACTCCAGCTCAAAAAAATCCAAGGTCAATTTCTCGAACGTCTGGCAAAAGCAACGGAATTTGTGGATGAGGTTGCTGCCAATCGCGAAGCTTTATTGAATTTAACTAGCGCTCAAGGTGCAGTGATTTGCGATGGCGATCGCCTGATCTTGATCGGAGAAACACCAAGTGAGCAAGCTCTGAAATCTCTGATGACTTGGCTACAAGATCAATTTGAGCGAGATCAATTTGAGCAAGATCTATTTGTGACTGATGCTTTATCTAGTCTCTATCCTGAAGCAAAAGAATATCAAGCGATCGCGAGTGGCTTGATTGCTATGGCGATTTCTAAAACACAGCACCGCTATATCCTTTGGTTTCGTCCTGAACAATTGCAAACTGTGACATGGGCAGGACAGCTCGATAAAAATGAACGAGTTGCTGAGGATGGGAGTATTCTTCTCTTTCCCCGTCAGTCTTTTGAGGCTTGGAAACAGATTGTCTGCGGTAAATCTAACCCTTGGTTATCCTGTGAGATTGAAGGTGTACTGGAATTGCAACAGGCGATTATTAATATCGTTCTGAAGCAAACTAGCGAAATCGCCATCATTAACTCCGAGCTAAAACGCACTAATAGCGAACTTGATGCCTTTGCTTACATTGCTTCCCATGATTTAAAAGAACCTTTGCGAGGTATTCATAACTACGCCACTTTTTTGTTAGAAGACTATGGCGAAATTCTCAAGGGTGATGGCGCAGATAAACTGCATACATTGGTACGACTAACCAAACGGATGGAGTCTTTGATTGATTCCCTATTAAAGTTCTCGCGGTTAGGTCGGCAAGAGCTACAAATGGAGCAAATTGATCTCAATCATTTACTGCACAATGTAATAGAAATATTTGCGATAAATTCTCAATGGGCTAACTGCGAAATCCGCGTGCCGCGATCGCTACCGATTATATGGGGCGATCGGGTATTAATCGAAGAAATTTTTATTAATCTAATTGCCAATGCCTTTAAGTACAATGATGCACCTGAAAAATGGGCGGAAATTGACTGGCTCATGGATCAGAATCAGAATAGTAATCATAGTGGTCATTTCGTCAGTATCTCTGTGCGCGATAATGGCATTGGTATTCGAGAGAAGTATTTAGAATCTGTGTTTCAAATCTTCAAACGCTTGAATTCACCTAGCAAATATGGTGGAGGCACAGGAGCGGGACTAACTATCGTCAGAAAAATTGTCGAACGGCATGGTGGTTGTATTCAAGCAAAGTCTCAGCCCGACCAAGGAACCACCTTTTTATTTTCGTTACCTATACTTAATCCAAATAAGTAA
- a CDS encoding IS5 family transposase: protein MKEKYQVRNWAEYNAGLKQRGSLTFWISEEVIESWLNQTLSGKRGASNDYSDIAIATFITVKAVYQQAGRQTQGLLASLFTLMGIDLPVPDHSTVSRRTASLSVTLPVIPKQGAVHVVVDSTGIKVYGEGEWKTRQHGISKRRTWRKLHLGADESTGEILAAVVTMNDCHDGEVLADILEGIDAEIAQVSADGAYDHRHCYDEIAQHGAKAVIPPRKDAKIWEHGNTNATPHPRDQNLRYIRKHGRKKWKRDSGYHRRSLAETTMFRFKKIFGATLSSRKFDNQAVELFIKCAALNRMIQLAKPLSSPVTR from the coding sequence ATGAAAGAGAAATATCAGGTTCGCAACTGGGCAGAGTATAACGCAGGGCTAAAACAAAGAGGAAGCCTGACTTTTTGGATTAGCGAAGAAGTAATTGAAAGCTGGTTAAACCAAACATTAAGCGGAAAACGGGGTGCTTCAAATGATTATAGTGATATAGCAATCGCGACATTTATCACAGTCAAAGCGGTATATCAACAAGCAGGAAGACAAACGCAGGGACTGTTAGCGTCACTATTTACCTTGATGGGCATAGATTTACCAGTCCCAGACCACAGCACCGTATCAAGACGGACAGCAAGTTTAAGCGTGACATTACCAGTAATCCCCAAACAGGGAGCAGTGCATGTAGTAGTTGATTCGACAGGGATCAAAGTCTATGGAGAAGGGGAATGGAAAACACGGCAGCATGGGATTAGCAAGAGACGGACATGGCGCAAATTACACCTTGGAGCCGATGAATCAACGGGAGAAATACTGGCTGCGGTCGTCACTATGAATGATTGCCATGATGGTGAAGTACTTGCCGATATTCTCGAAGGCATTGATGCTGAGATCGCTCAAGTTTCCGCAGATGGAGCCTATGACCATCGCCATTGTTATGACGAGATTGCTCAACATGGAGCTAAAGCCGTGATTCCTCCCCGCAAAGATGCCAAAATCTGGGAGCATGGCAATACCAATGCGACACCCCATCCCCGTGACCAAAATCTCCGTTATATCCGTAAACATGGGCGTAAAAAATGGAAACGTGACTCAGGTTATCATCGACGTTCTTTGGCAGAAACCACGATGTTTCGTTTCAAAAAAATCTTTGGGGCTACTTTATCTTCTCGTAAATTTGACAATCAGGCGGTTGAGTTGTTCATCAAATGTGCTGCACTCAATCGCATGATTCAACTTGCTAAACCTCTCTCTTCTCCTGTTACTCGTTGA
- a CDS encoding response regulator, producing MSKVSPDKTVLLIDDEYIIRQIVGICLENFSNWQTIIATSGKEGLAAIARNKPDAILLDLMMPDMDGFTFIEKLQENTEFQYIPVVLLTACTNRLSHQDFMNLGCKGVISKPFEINTLVPQVAEILGW from the coding sequence ATGAGTAAAGTTAGTCCTGATAAAACGGTTTTATTAATTGACGATGAATATATAATTCGTCAGATTGTGGGAATTTGTCTGGAAAATTTCAGCAATTGGCAAACCATAATTGCTACTTCTGGCAAAGAAGGTTTAGCAGCGATCGCGAGGAATAAACCCGATGCAATTTTACTAGACTTAATGATGCCAGATATGGATGGCTTCACTTTTATCGAAAAACTACAAGAAAATACCGAATTCCAGTATATTCCCGTAGTGTTATTAACAGCCTGCACTAATCGCCTCAGCCATCAAGACTTTATGAACTTAGGATGCAAGGGTGTAATTAGCAAGCCATTTGAGATAAACACCCTAGTTCCACAGGTTGCGGAAATATTAGGCTGGTAG
- a CDS encoding response regulator, whose amino-acid sequence MKILLVEDDRHSAEILLQLLADSHYTIDSAANAKAAWQYVTTYNYDLIILDIILPDSNGIELCTKIRKSGYTIPVLLLTAKDSTSDRVMGLEAGADDYVVKPYNFQELVARIRALLRRYSDRDTLLQEFVWENLCLDLRTNIVTYNQKPLRLTQKEYGLLEIFLRHPQQIFSRSALLDQVWSAGEFPSEEAVTTHIKVLRHKLKMAGLPIDPIETLYGLGYRLKPEPFPLMSQSLPSSIPAPLPEEDLVQKKMAQAQEIIATMANRLLASLPDKIVIFRQIVTALEKGELDADLQNEGYMEAHRLIGSMGSLGFPLGSTIARQIEAILKSDSSLLPTNVEDLLHLINDLEAIASSPKALPEKPLFQPYHTQLPLLLIVDDDANFTQEIKTEAKTWGMRVQIADDIVTAREKIAQESPAVVLLDLLFPDTADNGLTLLDELAQREPKIPIIMMTAASGLGDRVTAARKGICSFIEKPASSEEILSTVSQVLSQRQHDRSKVMIVDDDLLLLDMLRRLLESSDIEVITLQNPQTFWQVLELTAPDLLILDVVMPDYSGLDLCQAVRTSSLWHDLPIVFLSARSDRETIRQLFIAGADDYLSKPIVEADLYTRILSRLERSRNSRQNCRSR is encoded by the coding sequence TTGAAGATTTTATTGGTTGAAGATGATCGCCACTCTGCGGAAATACTTTTGCAGCTATTAGCAGATTCCCATTACACCATTGACTCGGCTGCCAATGCTAAAGCCGCATGGCAATATGTCACCACCTATAACTATGACCTAATCATTCTCGATATTATTTTGCCTGATAGCAATGGCATTGAGTTATGTACTAAAATTCGCAAATCTGGCTATACAATCCCTGTACTTTTACTCACAGCCAAGGACAGTACTAGCGATCGCGTAATGGGTTTAGAGGCAGGTGCGGATGACTATGTCGTTAAACCCTATAACTTTCAGGAATTAGTAGCAAGGATTCGGGCTTTGTTGCGACGCTATAGCGATCGCGACACATTGCTTCAAGAATTTGTATGGGAGAACCTGTGTCTTGATCTCAGGACAAATATAGTCACTTATAACCAGAAACCTTTGCGCTTAACTCAGAAGGAATATGGTCTTTTAGAAATATTTCTGCGACATCCACAACAGATATTTAGCCGCAGTGCTTTGCTAGATCAGGTATGGTCGGCGGGAGAATTTCCCAGTGAGGAAGCGGTGACGACCCATATTAAAGTATTACGTCACAAGCTGAAGATGGCGGGACTACCTATAGACCCGATTGAGACTCTGTATGGATTGGGTTATCGCCTCAAACCTGAACCTTTTCCATTGATGAGTCAGTCTTTACCCTCATCTATACCTGCACCTTTACCTGAAGAAGATTTGGTGCAGAAAAAAATGGCACAAGCTCAGGAAATAATTGCAACAATGGCAAATAGATTACTTGCCAGTTTGCCAGACAAGATTGTCATTTTTCGGCAAATTGTGACTGCGCTAGAAAAGGGAGAACTAGACGCGGATTTACAGAATGAAGGATATATGGAAGCCCATCGACTGATTGGCTCAATGGGTTCATTAGGGTTTCCCCTAGGTTCAACGATCGCCCGTCAGATTGAGGCAATTTTAAAAAGTGATTCTTCTCTATTGCCAACAAATGTAGAGGATCTGCTGCATCTAATTAACGATCTAGAAGCAATTGCTAGCTCACCTAAAGCCTTACCTGAAAAGCCCCTATTTCAGCCATACCATACACAACTGCCATTGTTATTGATTGTCGATGATGATGCTAATTTCACCCAAGAGATTAAAACAGAGGCGAAAACTTGGGGGATGCGCGTGCAAATTGCTGATGATATTGTCACCGCTAGGGAAAAGATTGCCCAAGAGTCTCCTGCTGTGGTTTTGCTAGATCTCCTCTTTCCTGATACTGCGGACAATGGATTAACTTTGCTAGATGAACTCGCGCAACGGGAACCCAAAATACCAATAATCATGATGACTGCGGCTAGTGGTTTGGGCGATCGCGTGACCGCAGCACGTAAAGGTATCTGTTCATTTATCGAAAAGCCTGCGTCATCGGAGGAGATACTCAGTACAGTTTCGCAAGTTTTATCCCAACGACAGCACGATCGCTCAAAGGTGATGATTGTCGATGACGATCTGTTGCTGCTCGATATGCTGCGGCGTTTACTCGAAAGCTCAGATATTGAGGTGATCACTTTACAAAATCCGCAAACTTTTTGGCAGGTTTTAGAACTAACTGCTCCTGATCTATTAATTTTAGATGTGGTGATGCCTGACTATAGTGGGCTAGATTTGTGTCAAGCTGTGCGAACGTCTTCACTGTGGCATGATTTACCGATTGTATTTTTATCAGCTCGTAGCGATCGCGAAACGATTCGGCAATTATTTATCGCTGGTGCTGATGATTATCTTAGTAAGCCAATCGTGGAAGCAGACTTGTATACGCGCATTCTTAGTCGTTTAGAGCGTAGTCGTAACTCTAGACAGAATTGTCGCAGCAGGTGA
- a CDS encoding Uma2 family endonuclease: MLQIDLKHLPTSKELPDSDDTPVDTEDQNFVPNLLLFLLEYIWKSRDDWYFGVDMGIYHTTGVSPRVPVVPDGFLSLGVERRKNGGSRSSYVMWEEEDTAPILALEVVSHTYGDEYEKKLDIYCQLGVKYYVIYNPQFWRRDGHLPFEVYKLVDGDYQLQIGEPLWIPEIGLGIGRCVLPSDRFSREVLSWFDQKGDRYLTAEEKVERLERLATRLRELGEDPDLL, from the coding sequence ATGCTACAAATAGATCTCAAACATCTGCCCACCAGCAAGGAATTACCTGACTCTGACGATACACCTGTGGATACCGAAGACCAGAATTTTGTACCGAATTTACTACTGTTCTTGTTGGAATACATTTGGAAAAGTCGCGATGATTGGTACTTTGGTGTGGATATGGGGATCTATCACACCACTGGCGTAAGTCCTAGAGTTCCTGTAGTTCCTGATGGATTTTTGAGTTTGGGAGTGGAACGTCGTAAAAATGGTGGATCACGTAGCAGCTATGTGATGTGGGAAGAAGAAGATACAGCACCGATTTTGGCTTTAGAAGTTGTATCCCATACTTATGGCGATGAGTATGAAAAGAAGTTAGATATTTATTGCCAATTAGGTGTCAAATATTATGTAATTTACAATCCTCAGTTCTGGCGGCGCGATGGACATTTGCCCTTTGAGGTTTATAAATTAGTTGATGGTGATTACCAATTACAGATTGGTGAGCCTCTATGGATTCCAGAGATCGGCTTAGGGATTGGTCGCTGTGTCTTGCCAAGCGATCGCTTTAGTCGTGAAGTTTTAAGCTGGTTTGATCAAAAGGGCGATCGCTACCTTACTGCTGAGGAAAAAGTCGAAAGGTTGGAAAGACTAGCCACTAGATTAAGGGAATTGGGCGAAGATCCTGATCTGCTTTGA